The sequence GCAAGGAACGAGTGCTGGAGAAGATCCGCGAGGAAGACGATCTGTCAGAGGAAGGTGCATCCGAAGGCGGAGATACGAAAGAGCCCCCTGTCGAAAATCGGGGCGACGCATCCCCGTCCCCCACGCCCCCGCAACCGGCTCCGCCCGAGCAAACATCGTCAGAGGATGAGGCTCATGAGCCCAACGCGGAACCGGAAGATACCTCTTCGGATTCTGCGGCCTCCGATCCAATAACGCCACCCCCACCTGCAGACGAAGCCACGGAGGAACGGTCTGAATCCGTACCGGACGGCCAAACGGAAAGCGAGGACGACGACGGATCGTCCCCTAACCGCATTGCAGCGCAGGCGCAAGCCCTTCTGTCGCAGAATCCGGGCGAGACCTCCGCGTCCGACGAACCGACCGCAACAGATGAGCCGGCCGACAGCGGCCCACCCTCCGAGCCGAGCGCCCAGGCGAAACAGATGGACGAGGCGCACCCGGCTCCGCCCTCCACACCGGATCCATCCGCGCCTGAGATTCCAGCGTCACGCACCTCCGATGGCACCGGATACCGCCCCGACACCGCTATTATCGACGCCGCTGCGTCTCTTCTTGCGCAGGAGCCAACCCCGGTGGCTAAAGGTCCAGAGTCGGAGCCTACCGAGGACTCGAACTTGACCACGGGCGAGAGCAAGACATCTTCCCCGGCCGACACCAACAGCGACGCAGAACCAAGCGATGCTGACAGCTTCATCCCCGACTTTGTCGCCCGCCAGACCGGCGGCACGTCGGAGCCCAAGGAGGGATCATCCGAGGACTCGCCGGCACAGCAACCAGCGGTCGACGGTGCGGACGATCCACGCAGCGATGATGAAGCCGACCGGCCGTCGACCGGTACCGCGCCCACGCCAGAGGCTGACGACACTGCACAGGAGCGCGAGCTTAGCATCCCGAATCCGGACGACCTGATGCCGTCCGACACCCAGCTTGGCGGGAGCGATGACAACGATGACGAAGACGACGGGCTGTCCGAACTGGAGAAGCTTCGCCGTTCGGCCGAACAGGAGGCACGATCACGAGGCGCCCGCGGACTCTCGCAACCGGAGATTTCGTCTGCATCCGACGCCCCCGACGAGCAGGACGACACGATCGGCGACCTCGACCGGCTGATCCAGGATCTTGAGTCTGCCCGCATCGAGCCGCGCCCGGATCTTGACGATTTGCCCGAGCCTGACCTCGAGGATGATGTCGAGGACCTGGTCTCGGAAACGCTTGCGCGCATCTACGCCGCACAGTCGCAATACCGCGAGGCCGCTCGCATCTACGTAAAGCTTGCCTCGCAGGAGCCAGCAAACGCGAGGGATCACCTCGAGCAGGCGGCCGAGATGCGCAAGCAAGCGGAAAAGAAAGAAGCACAAACAAAAAGCTCCCGCGACGCGTCCGACGCGTAGACCCACTCATTCTCCCGCGTCGTCATGCCCCTTCGCTCCCGCTCCACTCGCGTAGTTGCCGGCCTGATGTCGGGGACGTCGCTCGATGGCGTTGATGCTGCAATCACGCATCTCGTGGGTAGCGGCCGCTCGCTCTCGGTAGAGGTGCTGGCGTTCGTACATCACCCATACCCGAAGGTGCTTCGGGAGCTCATCCTTCAGGCATCCGAACCGAAGCGCTCTTCCGTTCGGGACATCGCCCGGCTGAACTCTCGGCTACCAGTAGAGGCCGCTCGTGCCATCAGGATGGCTGTTGACGAGGCGAATCTGGATCCAGAAGACCTTGACCTCGTCGGGTCCCACGGTCAGACGATCCAACATCTGCCCGATCCCGCATCCGTCGCCGGTGAGACCGTCCGGACAACGCTTCAGGCCGACGATCCATCTCTGCTGGCCCAGCGTCTCGGCGTGCCCGTCGTTGGTGACTTCCGGCGGGCGGACATGGCTCTCGGCGGACAGGGGGCACCGCTCGCCCCGTATCTCGACGACGTCCTGTTTGCGAGTGAAAACGAAACGCGCCTGCTTCTGAACCTGGGCGGCATCGCAAACCTGACCGTTCTTCCGGCGGGAGGTGGCCCTCAAGATTTGCGGGCCTTCGACACCGGCCCGGCCAACATGGTCATCGATGCCCTGGCGCAGCGCCTGTTCGACGAGCCGTACGACCCGAACGGATCGTACGCAGCCGATGGCACCCCGGATGCCGACCTCCTCGCCGACCTGCTCATGGGCGACTACTTTCGCCTGCCTCCGCCCAAATCAACCGGCCGCGAAGCATTCGGGACCGGCTACGTGGATACGTTTCTCCAGCACGGGCGCTCGAAGTCGCTGTCCGATGCGGACCTGATGGCCACGGCGACCATGCTCACGGCGGCCTCGGTGTACCAGGCCTACGCTCGCTATATCCGGCCATCCCACACCGCAGAGACGGTCTACGTCAGCGGCGGCGGCGTCCATAACGATACGCTGATGAGCATGCTTGGCGCCGCATTCGCACCAATTCCCGTGCAGCGTACAAGCGACCTCGAAGGCGGCGTCGACCCGGACGCGAAGGAGGCGGTTCTCTTTGCCGTCCTCGCCCACGAAACCGCGAACGGCGTCCCGACGGGGCTTCCGAATGTCACCGGAGCACGTCGACCGGCGATTCAAGGGGGAATCTACCTTCCGCCGCCCGACACCGGCATGGGATCTGCTGCATCGGTTTGAACATTGCGACGAGATCCGGCCCGAACTCAAAACACGAGCCGGGCCTCGGGGTATGGTCTTGATGGACGTAAATTCGTTTTTACGACACTATCCCGATCCTCTGGCGACTACATGGACACTCCCTCTGCAAACGGACCTTCCGCTGCCGGCAACAGCTCACAGCCGGAGATTCACCCGCAGGAAACGTCGATCTCCGAAATCGGCGAGTTCGGTCTGATCGCCCACCTCCGCGAGACGCTCGGCGAGACGGATGACGAATCTATCGTGGCCGGCATCTCGGACGATGCCGCGGTCTATCGCGTGGACGACGACACCGTGCACGTGGTCACCACCGATGCTTTGATTGAGGGCGTGCACTTCGATCGCACGTTCATGCCGATGGAGCACCTCGGCTTCAAGGCCATGTCGGCGAACGTGAGCGACATCGCGGCGATGAACGCGACACCACGCTATGCTACGGTCGTCATTGGCGTCCCGAAGAACGCGTCGGTTGAAGCCATCGGCACGCTGTACCAGGGCATCAAGCAGGCGTGCGATGCATACGGGGTCACCGTTATCGGCGGAGACACCACGGGATCGCACTCGCTGTCCGTAACAGTCACAGTGATCGGTGAAGCGTCGGAGGAGGACGTGGTCTACCGTCGCGGGGCCCAGCCCGGCGACAAGATCTGCGTAACGGGCGATATCGGAGCATCGTATGCCGGCCTGAAAGTGCTGCTGCGCCAGCGGGAGCAGTTGCAGCAACAGGGCGAAGATTTCCAGCCGCAGCTCGACAAGTTCTCGTACGTCATTCGGCGTCACCTCGCGCCTCCGGCACAGGTCCAGGCTGTGCGCGAGTGGCGGGATGCGGGCTTCCGCCCGTCGTCTCTGATCGACATCTCCGACGGTCTGGCGTCCGAAGTCCATCACCTCTGCGAGGCAAGCGGCACGCGCGCACAGATGTATGAACCGTCACTTCCAATTTCTCCGCACACCCGCAATACAGCGACAGACTTCGGCGAGGAAGTCACGATCTACGCCCTCTTCGGTGGCGAAGACTACGAACTCGTGTTCACGGCTTCGGAGGAAGAGCTCAAGTCTCTCGATCCGCAGACGTTCAACGTGATCGGAGAAATGGAGGAGCCGGACGAGGACGAACCCCGCGTTCAGCTACAGCAGGCCGACGGTGAGAACGTTCGCGTCCGCCCGGGTGGATTCGATCACTTCGGCGATGAACAGCCCGACGGCTGACCCGATCCGTTCGTTCGGGCAGCGAGCCCCGGACCACCGAAGCGACGTACCTGTCAGTCGGCGGCGAAGAGAGCGAGCGTGTCTGCGTACGCCTCCGCGACCGTCGGCTGATTCTGTTTTGTCTTGACCGCGACGAGCTGTTCGAGGGCCCACCGGGTTTCCTGGTCGCGTCCGTCCACCGAGCGAAGATGCATGTAGCCCTCTTCGAGCAAGGACGCCGCCTCGGTGTGCTGCCCAATACGGGCGAGACTCGCACCGAGAACGTTCTTGGTCTCGGCGATCAGCCAGTGGTCGGCCGACAGCGACGCGTCACGTAAAGCGAGCGCATCGCGCGCCAGTCGAACGGCTTCTGGACCGTCTTTATCGAGACGGAGGAGCGTCCGAGCGAGTCCCAGTAGCGGATAAGCCACATGCGGATGGTCTTCCCCGAAGGCGTCTTTGAATCGTCGAACCGCCGCCCGATAGGTCTCTTCCGCGTCGACAGCGCGGCCCGTCTTCAGGTATACGGCCGCCAGGTTGTTCATTCCAATAGCCACTTGCGGATGGGATGGACCGAACATCCGCTCCCGCATCTCAAATGCCTGTTCGGTCAGTTTTCTCTCCTCTTCCTCCCGCCCGAGTCGACCCACAACCCCCGAAAGGTTACTCATCGTAGTCGCCACTTCGGGGTGCACGTCGCCGTAGAGACGTCGGCTCATCGAAAGCGCCTCACGCAGAAGTTCTTCGGCCTCCTCCAGGCGGCCCGCGTCGTCCAGGATGAGGCCGAGACTATTCAGATCCCACACGATCTCAGCGTGTACCGGCCCCAGTGCCTCACGCCGAATCTCAAGAGCCTCGCTCACAAAGCGCTCCGCTCGGTCATATCGGCCCTGGCTCCAGTGTAGCATACCAAGGTTGCTGAGGCTGACCGCGACCTCCGGATCGTCAGGGCCGAGCAGATTCTGTCGTAGTGCGAGTGATTCTTCCAGAAGAGGCCGAGCCTCCGCGTAGTTCGCCTGATCGCCGAGAAGTTCGCCGAGGTTATTCAGGCTCGCCGCCACCTGCGGGTGAGATTGGCCGAGATGCTGCTCTCGGATGGAAAGAGCCTCCCGGTAGAGAACCTCGGCCGTATCGAGACGTCCCTGGGCTTCGAGCGTTTCGGCAAGGTCATTCAGGCTGGTCGCGACATCTGGATGACGGGGACCGAGCAGCGCTCGTCGCTTCTCCAGGGAGCGCCGAAGCAACAACTCGCTGCGATCGTACTCGGCCAGCTTGAAGTAGACCCGGCCGATGACGTCAAACATCTCGGCTCGCACGACGGGTTGATCGTCGAGCGACTCGGCCCGTTCGACACCACGCGACAACAACTCTCTGGCCGTAACCGCCTCTCCCGGCGAAATGCTGGGATCGTTGGCCTCGAACAGATCCATCAGGAAAGACGTGACCTGAGCTGATTTCTCCGCTTCCGTCCGGGCATCTGTGAGCGCGTCCTGAACCCGTTTCGACTGAATCGTCACCGTCAGAGCGTACGCGACGATAACAAGGAGAAAGACGGCGGCCGTGGCGCTCTCCCAGCGGTGACGATGAATGAATCGCCGGGCGCGGTACCCTGCCGAATCGCCGCGTGCGTGCACTGGGCGCTTCTCACGGTAGCGACGCAGATCGTCTGCAAACTCAGATACAGACGAATATCGTCGATCGGGCTCCTTGAGAAGCGCGGTCATCACGATCGCGTCGAGGTCTCCGCGCAGCTTCCGCTGCAGGCGATCGGGATCAACGTTCCGGGAGCGAGCAACCTCATCAGCATCATCACCGGTCGAGCTCTTGTCCTGCTCCATGCGCGTTACAGCCGTACTTGGACGAGACGGCAACTCCTCGCACACCACCCGCTCCATGTCGCTCAGGGAGCGCCCGTTTAGGTCGTATGCTCGCCGCCCTGCGAGCAGCTCGTACAGGATAAGACCAAGCTGGTAAACGTCGGACGCGGTCGTAATCGCCTCGCCTTGGAGCTGCTCTGGACTGGCATAGGCGAGCGTCATCGGGCGGGCCCCGGGTCGCGTTGTCGGCGGGTCGTGCGGACCACCCGAAATGGATGGATCCAACCATTTTGCGATGCCGAAGTCCAGAAGTTTTACGCGGCCCTCACCGTTGACGAGTATGTTCGACGGCTTCAGGTCGCGATGTACAACGAGCGCGCGATGAGCAGCCTGCACCGCGTCGGCCACGGTGATGAACAGATCGAGCCGCTCGTCAATCGAAAGCTTGTTGTCGTCGCAGTAGGTTGTGAGCGGCGTCCCGTCGACGTACTCCATCACGAGATATGGCCGTCCGTCGGGCGTCGTCCCGCCCCCGTGGAGCGTCGCGATGTTCGGATGGTCGAGTGTGGCAAGGATCTGCCGCTCAAACTCGAACCGACGTGCCACGTCGCGTGACACGATGCGGCGCACCACCTTGATCGCTACGCTGTGATCGAACGCGTTGTCCGCCCGTTCAGCGAGGTGTACCACGCCCATGCCACCGTGTCCGATCTCTCGGATGAGCCGATACGGTCCGAGCGTCTCGCCGTCAAGGGACCCGCTAGCGCCACGCTCATCTTCGGATGCAGCAACCAGCGATGTGTCGAGAATTCCGCCCGTTCGCTCATGTGCATGGACGAGTCGCTGGACCGTCTGATAGAGCGACTCGTCCTCTCCACACGCGTTCTCGAGCCACGAGTTACGCTCCGACGGGGGATGCTCAAGTGCCTCGTCGAACAATGCAGCGATCCGTTTCCATCGATCAGACATAGCTTTAGATAAGCTAGATAGGCTGTTTGTCGATAGCACAGCACGGCGTCCGCGGAGGCTAAATCTCCTACGATGACACCGTCACCTCGACCTCGGCGTGGTTGCCGTCACTCGTCCGAAGCTCCCGTTTTTGCTCGCCCTTCGGTTTCATAAAGCTCTCGGTACAACCAGGCGCGCGCTTTGGCCCAGTCGCGCTGAACCGTCCGAGTGGACACGTCAAGAACCGCTGCGATCTCCGGCTCGGTCATTCCACCGAAAAATCGGTACTCCACGACCTTCTGCAGCCGTTCGTCGACGTTGGCGAGGCGGGTGAGGGCATCGTTCAGCGAAAGCAGGTCGTTCACCGGAACCTCCGTCTGCAGATGGTGCGACGTCAGAGGCATCCGGACTGGATCGCCACCCCGTTTCGTTGCTTTCCGCTTCCGTGCCTCGTCGATCAGGATCTGGCGCATGGACCGACTCGCGATGGCGAAAAAGTGCGCCCGGCCATGCCAGTCCACCTCCATGCGTCCGTCAAGCTTCAAGTATGCCTCGTGCACGAGCTCCGTCGTGGTCATGACTCTCCTGTTGCGTCGGAGAAGGTGCTTAGCAAGCGAACGGAGCTCATCGTAGACCATGGGCATCAACCGGTCGAGAGCCTCCTCATCGCCCTCTTGAGCTGCCGTCAAAACCGCCTCGAAAACGGTGGTGTCGAATGCTTCAGATGTAGACATGGCGACCTGCACGTTGTCAAAACAAAGGGATTCGCCCGAAGCGTGTCGTGATACGAGCGAACCTTACGTAATGGGTGAGTGCAGGGTGAAGGGCAGAATTGGTACGCCGGAACGAGCAATGCACTCGCGATACCGCCGGTCGGATGAGCGCGAATCGAACCCCTAATTCGATCCGATAGACAATCAGCCGACGACGCGAGTGGAAAGATAGGCCTGAGATCAACTGTGAAGATACGAATCAGAAACGGTCTCGTCAATGTGTTGACGGCTAGGGGAGGTCTCGTCCTCCGGCTGTGACGTGCGAGACCTCCGGCAAATCGCCCTGTCGATCATGCTTCCCTACGATCACAAGTATGGCTGGATACGATCTATGAAACGCGCACTCTTCTTCGCCTACGGCATCGTCAGTTATCTCATTTTCCTACTGGTCTTTTCGTACGCCGTCGCATTTATCGGGGACTTCGCTGTGCCCAAAACCATCAACTCGGGACCAGAGTCCGCCTTCTGGACGGCCATTCTCATTAACACGGGTCTCCTCGGCCTCTTTGCAGTCCAGCACAGCGGCATGGCCCGATCGCAGTTCAAAGAGTGGTGGACGCGCATCGTGCCCCCTTCCGTCGAGCGGACCACCTACGTGCTCGTCGCCTCCGGTGTACTCGCGCTCCTAATGTGGCAATGGCGCCCGCTGACGGGCATCGTCTGGGAGGTGGAGGCCGGCTGGGCAGAAACAGCTCTCTGGGCCGGATTCGGCCTGGGATGGCTGATCGTCCTCGGCACCACGTTCATCATTAGCCACTGGCATCTCTTCGGCCTGAAGCAGGTGCATTCGCACTACCGAAAGCAGGAGGCGCCCAAGCCGCAGTTTCAGGTCCGGAGCCTGTACAAATACGTTCGTCATCCTCTCTACCTCGGTTTCTTAATCGCCTTCTGGTCGACGCCGACAATGACGGTCGGACACCTTCTCTTTGCGGCAGCCTCGACCGGATACATTCTCGTTGGCGCCACGCTGGAGGAGCGCGACCTCATCGCCCGCTTCGGCGAACGCTATCGACGCTACCGGGAGCGCGTGCCGATGCTATTACCTGGATTATCCGGGGGGAAATCGACCGCAGCGAAAGAGACGAGCGCACGTCCGCACCACTCATAAACCGTCTCATGCCAACCGCACGCAGCCGACATGTTCGCTGACGAACGCTTCCGGTCTCGCTCTACACGCATCGTCGTCTCCATTCCCGTCCTTGTCCTGTTGCTCGCCACTACACTGCTATTTATCGGCTGCGACAGCACGGACTATCGGGCGGAACCTGACGAAGACGATATCGCCACCGTCATCATTTCGCCGGATAGCGCCAGAATCGGCGTTGGGGATCGCCTCGACTTTTCTGCAGCCGCACTCACCGAATCTGGAGACACCGTTGCCAATATTTCCCTGAACTGGATGACGACGGATGCCGATGTCTTTACCGTCGACTCGACCGGGCTCGCAACGGGAGAATCGCCAGGAGCGGCCTTCTGCACCGTCACGACCCAGCGTTTCGTGGGGCGCGATTCGGCATTCGTGTCGGTATTCTAGTCCGCTTCCACGCTCACTTCTCCTCTCGCACTCGAACACGCTCCGACTCCCATGAAACGCTCTGCTGCTTTCGTCCTGCTTCTCGTCCTGGTGGTCGTCGGCTTCCTCGGGTACTCCCGCAGTGCGACCTCACTTGCCGATGATCGCATCGCCCCCCTGCTAGAAGGCATGGGAGACCATAGCATGACGATCACGACCGATGATTCGATGGCCCAGCGTTACTTCGATCAGGGCCTCGTCCTCGCTTACGGATTCAACCATGCCGAGGCTGCGCGATCGTTTCGCGAAGCCGCCCGGCGCGACTCCACCTGTGCGATGTGCTACTGGGGCGAAGCGCTCGTTCTCGGTCCCAACATCAACGCTGCTATGCAGGAAGACCACATTCCAAGCGCGTATGCCGCGCTGCAGCAGGCTCAGAAATATGCGTCGGACGTGACCGAACGTGAGCAAGCCTACATCAAGGCGCTATCTCATCGATATGTCGAAAACCCACCGTCCGACCGTAGCTCACTCGACCGCGCCTACGCCAACGCGATGAGAGAGCTCGCCCGTCAATTTCCCGACGACCCCGACGCGCAGGTGCTGTTCGGCGAAGCACTGATGGACACGACGCCGTGGGACTACTGGCAGGCGAACGGAAAGGCCAAGCCGGTGACGGACACGATCTTGGCTACGTTCGAATCCGTCCTGGAACGACAACCAGAGCATCCCGGGGCCAATCATCTGTACATCCATGCCGTGGAGGCGCAGCATCCAGAGCGGGGCGTCAAGTCGGCGGAACGCCTGAAGGACCTCGTGCCGG comes from Longibacter salinarum and encodes:
- a CDS encoding anhydro-N-acetylmuramic acid kinase, yielding MPLRSRSTRVVAGLMSGTSLDGVDAAITHLVGSGRSLSVEVLAFVHHPYPKVLRELILQASEPKRSSVRDIARLNSRLPVEAARAIRMAVDEANLDPEDLDLVGSHGQTIQHLPDPASVAGETVRTTLQADDPSLLAQRLGVPVVGDFRRADMALGGQGAPLAPYLDDVLFASENETRLLLNLGGIANLTVLPAGGGPQDLRAFDTGPANMVIDALAQRLFDEPYDPNGSYAADGTPDADLLADLLMGDYFRLPPPKSTGREAFGTGYVDTFLQHGRSKSLSDADLMATATMLTAASVYQAYARYIRPSHTAETVYVSGGGVHNDTLMSMLGAAFAPIPVQRTSDLEGGVDPDAKEAVLFAVLAHETANGVPTGLPNVTGARRPAIQGGIYLPPPDTGMGSAASV
- the thiL gene encoding thiamine-phosphate kinase, whose product is MDTPSANGPSAAGNSSQPEIHPQETSISEIGEFGLIAHLRETLGETDDESIVAGISDDAAVYRVDDDTVHVVTTDALIEGVHFDRTFMPMEHLGFKAMSANVSDIAAMNATPRYATVVIGVPKNASVEAIGTLYQGIKQACDAYGVTVIGGDTTGSHSLSVTVTVIGEASEEDVVYRRGAQPGDKICVTGDIGASYAGLKVLLRQREQLQQQGEDFQPQLDKFSYVIRRHLAPPAQVQAVREWRDAGFRPSSLIDISDGLASEVHHLCEASGTRAQMYEPSLPISPHTRNTATDFGEEVTIYALFGGEDYELVFTASEEELKSLDPQTFNVIGEMEEPDEDEPRVQLQQADGENVRVRPGGFDHFGDEQPDG
- a CDS encoding serine/threonine-protein kinase, yielding MSDRWKRIAALFDEALEHPPSERNSWLENACGEDESLYQTVQRLVHAHERTGGILDTSLVAASEDERGASGSLDGETLGPYRLIREIGHGGMGVVHLAERADNAFDHSVAIKVVRRIVSRDVARRFEFERQILATLDHPNIATLHGGGTTPDGRPYLVMEYVDGTPLTTYCDDNKLSIDERLDLFITVADAVQAAHRALVVHRDLKPSNILVNGEGRVKLLDFGIAKWLDPSISGGPHDPPTTRPGARPMTLAYASPEQLQGEAITTASDVYQLGLILYELLAGRRAYDLNGRSLSDMERVVCEELPSRPSTAVTRMEQDKSSTGDDADEVARSRNVDPDRLQRKLRGDLDAIVMTALLKEPDRRYSSVSEFADDLRRYREKRPVHARGDSAGYRARRFIHRHRWESATAAVFLLVIVAYALTVTIQSKRVQDALTDARTEAEKSAQVTSFLMDLFEANDPSISPGEAVTARELLSRGVERAESLDDQPVVRAEMFDVIGRVYFKLAEYDRSELLLRRSLEKRRALLGPRHPDVATSLNDLAETLEAQGRLDTAEVLYREALSIREQHLGQSHPQVAASLNNLGELLGDQANYAEARPLLEESLALRQNLLGPDDPEVAVSLSNLGMLHWSQGRYDRAERFVSEALEIRREALGPVHAEIVWDLNSLGLILDDAGRLEEAEELLREALSMSRRLYGDVHPEVATTMSNLSGVVGRLGREEEERKLTEQAFEMRERMFGPSHPQVAIGMNNLAAVYLKTGRAVDAEETYRAAVRRFKDAFGEDHPHVAYPLLGLARTLLRLDKDGPEAVRLARDALALRDASLSADHWLIAETKNVLGASLARIGQHTEAASLLEEGYMHLRSVDGRDQETRWALEQLVAVKTKQNQPTVAEAYADTLALFAAD
- a CDS encoding ECF-type sigma factor codes for the protein MSTSEAFDTTVFEAVLTAAQEGDEEALDRLMPMVYDELRSLAKHLLRRNRRVMTTTELVHEAYLKLDGRMEVDWHGRAHFFAIASRSMRQILIDEARKRKATKRGGDPVRMPLTSHHLQTEVPVNDLLSLNDALTRLANVDERLQKVVEYRFFGGMTEPEIAAVLDVSTRTVQRDWAKARAWLYRELYETEGRAKTGASDE
- the mddA gene encoding methanethiol S-methyltransferase translates to MKRALFFAYGIVSYLIFLLVFSYAVAFIGDFAVPKTINSGPESAFWTAILINTGLLGLFAVQHSGMARSQFKEWWTRIVPPSVERTTYVLVASGVLALLMWQWRPLTGIVWEVEAGWAETALWAGFGLGWLIVLGTTFIISHWHLFGLKQVHSHYRKQEAPKPQFQVRSLYKYVRHPLYLGFLIAFWSTPTMTVGHLLFAAASTGYILVGATLEERDLIARFGERYRRYRERVPMLLPGLSGGKSTAAKETSARPHHS
- a CDS encoding Ig-like domain-containing protein, with the translated sequence MFADERFRSRSTRIVVSIPVLVLLLATTLLFIGCDSTDYRAEPDEDDIATVIISPDSARIGVGDRLDFSAAALTESGDTVANISLNWMTTDADVFTVDSTGLATGESPGAAFCTVTTQRFVGRDSAFVSVF